A region from the Arvicola amphibius chromosome 12, mArvAmp1.2, whole genome shotgun sequence genome encodes:
- the Polr3a gene encoding DNA-directed RNA polymerase III subunit RPC1 produces the protein MVKEQFRETDVAKKISHICFGMKSPEEMRQQAHIQVVSKNLYSQDNNHAPLLYGVLDHRMGTSEKDRPCETCGKNLADCLGHYGYIDLELPCFHVGYFRAVIGILQMICKTCCHIMLSQEEKQQFLDFLKRPGLTYLQKRGLKKKISDKCRKKSTCSYCGAFNGTVKKCGLLKIIHEKYKTNKKVVDPIVSNFLQSFETAIEHNKEVEPLLEKAQENLNPLVVLNLFKRIPAEDVPLLLMNPEAGKPSDLILTRLLVPPLCIRPSVVSDLKSGTNEDDLTMKLTEIIFLNDVIKKHRISGAKTQMIMEDWDFLQLQCALYINSELSGIPLNMAPKKWTRGFVQRLKGKQGRFRGNLSGKRVDFSGRTVISPDPNLRIDEVAVPVHVAKILTFPEKVNKANINFLRKLVRNGPDVHPGANFIQQRHMQMKRFLKYGNREKMAQELKFGDIVERHLIDGDVVLFNRQPSLHKLSIMAHLARVKPHRTFRFNECVCTPYNADFDGDEMNLHLPQTEEAKAEALVLMGTKANLVTPRNGEPLIAAIQDFLTGAYLLTLKDTFFDRAKTCQIIASILVGKDEKIKVRLPPPTILKPVTLWTGKQIFSVILRPSDDNPVRANLRTKGKQYCGKGEDLCVNDSYVTIQNSELMSGSMDKGTLGSGSKNNIFYILLRDWGQNEAADAMSRLARLAPVYLSNRGFSIGIGDVTPGQGLLKAKYELLNAGYKKCDEYIEALNTGKLQQQPGCTAEETLEALILKELSVIRDHAGSACLRELDKSNSPLTMALCGSKGSFINISQMIACVGQQAISGSRVPDGFENRSLPHFEKHSKLPAAKGFVANSFYSGLTPTEFFFHTMAGREGLVDTAVKTAETGYMQRRLVKSLEDLCSQYDLTVRSSTGDIIQFIYGGDGLDPAAMEGKDEPLEFKRVLDNIKAVYPCRNEPALSKNELTLTTEAIMKKNDFLCCQDSFLQEIKTFIKGVSEKIKKTRDKYGINDNGTTEPRVLYQLDRITPTQIEKFLETCRDKYMRAQMEPGSAVGALCAQSIGEPGTQMTLKTFHFAGVASMNITLGVPRIKEIINASKAISTPIITAQLDKDDDADYARLVKGRIEKTLLGEISEYIEEVFLPDDCFILVKLSLERIRLLRLEVNAETVRYSICTSKLRVKPGDVAVHGEAVVCVTPRENSKSSMYYVLQFLKEDLPKVVVQGIPEVSRAVIHIDEQSGKEKFKLLVEGDNLRAVMATHGVKGTRTTSNNTYEVEKTLGIEAARTTIINEIQYTMVNHGMSIDRRHVMLLSDLMTYKGEVLGITRFGLAKMKESVLMLASFEKTADHLFDAAYFGQKDSVCGVSECIIMGIPMNIGTGLFKLLHKANRDPKPPRRPLIFDTNEFHIPLVT, from the exons ATGGTGAAGGAGCAGTTCCGCGAGACCGATGTGGCTAAGAAAAT AAGCCATATTTGTTTTGGAATGAAGTCCCCTGAGGAGATGCGCCAGCAGGCACATATCCAGGTTGTCAGTAAGAACCTGTACAGCCAAGACAACAACCACGCCCCCTTGTTGTATGGAGTGCTGGACCACAGGATG GGTACAAGTGAAAAGGACCGCCCTTGTGAAACCTGTGGGAAAAACTTGGCAGACTGTCTAGGCCACTATGGGTACATTGATCTCGAGTTGCCGTGCTTTCACGTGGGGTACTTCAGAGCCGTCATTGGCATCTTACAG ATGATCTGCAAAACCTGCTGTCACATTATGCTGTCCCAGGAGGAGAAACAGCAGTTTCTAGATTTCCTGAAGAGGCCTGGCTTGACCTACCTGCAGAAGCGGGGCCTGAAGAAGAAGATCTCGGATAAGTGTCGGAAGAAAAGCACTTGCTCCTACTGTGGCGCCTTTAACG GTACTGTAAAGAAATGTGGTTTGCTGAAGATAATTCATGAAAAATACAAGACCAACAAAAAAGTTGTGGATCCCATTGTGTCAAATTTCCTGCAGTCCTTTGAGACAGCCATTGAGCACAACAAAGAGGTTGAACCACTGCTGGAAAAGGCGCAG GAGAACTTGAATCCCTTAGTAGTTCTGAATTTGTTTAAGCGCATACCAGCTGAAGATGTCCCTTTGCTTCTGATGAACCCAGAAGCTGGAAAACCCTCTGATTTGATTCTCACCCGACTTCTGGTGCCTCCCTTGTGTATCAGACCCTCTGTCGTAAGTGATTTGAAGTCTGGAACCAATGAAGATGACCTCACAATGAAACTGACAGAGATCATTTTCCTAAATGATGTCATTAAAAAG CACCGGATCTCGGGAGCCAAGACACAGATGATCATGGAGGACTGGGACTTCCTGCAGCTGCAGTGTGCCCTCTACATCAACAGTGAACTCTCCGGCATCCCTCTCAACATGGCACCTAAGAAGTGGACACGAGGCTTTGTGCAGCGCCTGAAGGGGAAGCAGG GTCGATTTAGAGGTAATCTCTCAGGGAAGAGGGTGGATTTTTCTGGCCGAACAGTCATCTCACCTGACCCCAACCTCCGGATTGATGAAGTAGCTGTGCCAGTTCATGTGGCCAAAATTCTAACATTTCCTGAGAAG gtaaacaaagcaaacatcaattTTTTGAGGAAACTGGTTCGAAACGGCCCTGATGTTCACCCAGGAGCCAATTTCATCCAGCAGAGACACATGCAGATGAAAAG GTTTCTGAAGTACGGAAACCGagaaaagatggctcaggagctcAAGTTCGGTGACATCGTGGAGAGACACTTAATAGACGGAGACGTGGTGTTGTTCAACCGGCAGCCCTCGCTGCACAAGCTGAGCATCATGGCCCACCTG GCCAGGGTCAAGCCCCACCGGACCTTCAGATTCAACGAATGTGTCTGCACCCCCTACAATGCAGACTTCGATGGGGATGAAATGAACCTTCATCTTCCCCAGACAGAGGAGGCCAAAGCCGAGGCCCTTGTTCTCATGGGG ACCAAAGCGAACCTTGTGACCCCAAGAAATGGGGAGCCGCTCATTGCTGCCATTCAGGACTTCCTAACAG GTGCCTACCTCCTCACCCTCAAGGACACTTTCTTTGATCGAGCCAAGACTTGCCAGATCATTGCTTCAATATTGGTCGGCAAGGATGAGAAAATTAAAGTGCGCCTTCCACCCCCTACAATACTGAAG ccTGTCACTCTGTGGACCGGAAAGCAGATCTTCAGTGTCATCCTCAGACCCAGCGATGACAATCCAGTGAGGGCCAACCTCCGGACCAAGGGCAAGCAGTACTGCGGCAAGGGGGAAGACCTGTGCGTCAATGATTCCT ATGTTACGATTCAGAACAGTGAGCTGATGAGTGGCAGCATGGACAAAGGAACTCTGGGGTCGGGATCCAAGAACAACATCTTCTACATCTTGCTGCGAGACTGGGGGCAGAATGAGGCTGCCGATGCCATGTCTCGGCTTGCCCGGCTGGCTCCTGTCTACCTAT ctaaCCGTGGGTTCTCCATCGGGATTGGTGATGTCACACCTGGCCAGGGACTGCTCAAGGCCAAGTATGAGCTACTAAATGCTGGCTACAAGAAATGCGATGAATACATCGAAGCCCTGAACACTGGCAAACTCCAGCAGCAGCCAGGCTGTACTGCTGAGGAGACTCTAGAG GCCCTGATCCTGAAGGAGCTGTCCGTGATCAGGGACCATGCTGGCAGTGCCTGCCTCCGAGAACTGGACAAGAGCAACAGCCCCCTCACCATGGCCCTGTGTGGCTCCAAAG GTTCCTTCATTAACATATCACAGATGATCGCTTGTGTGGGACAGCAAGCCATCAGTGGCTCCCGGGTTCCAGATGGCTTTGAAAACAGATCTTTGCCTCACTTTGAGAAACATTCGAAG CTCCCTGCTGCCAAAGGCTTTGTGGCCAATAGCTTTTATTCTGGTTTAACGCCTACTGAGTTTTTCTTCCACACAATGGCTGGTCGGGAGGGTCTTGTAGACACTGCTGTAAAGACCGCAGAAACAGGATACATGCAG AGAAGGCTGGTGAAATCCCTGGAAGACCTCTGCTCCCAGTATGATCTGACGGTGCGGAGCTCCACTGGTGACATCATCCAGTTCATCTATGGAGGAGATGGCTTAGATCCTGCCGCCATGGAGGGCAAAGATGAGCCTCTGGAGTTTAAAAGGGTTCTGGACAACATCAAA GCAGTGTATCCATGTCGGAACGAACCTGCTCTCAGTAAGAACGAGCTCACCTTGACCACTGAGGCCATCATGAAGAAGAACGACTTCCTTTGCTGCCAGGacagcttcctgcag gaaataaaaacattcattaaAGGGGTGTCTGAGAAGATCAAGAAAACCAGAGATAAATATGGCATCAATGATAATGGCACAACAGAG CCTCGTGTGCTGTACCAGTTGGACCGTATCACTCCCACCCAAATAGAGAAGTTTCTGGAGACCTGCAGGGACAAGTACATGAG GGCACAGATGGAGCCAGGCTCCGCAGTGGGCGCCCTCTGTGCCCAGAGCATTGGTGAGCCAGGCACCCAAATGACCTTGAAGACTTTCCACTTTGCTGGGGTAGCCTCCATGAACATCACACTGGGTGTGCCACGGATCAAAGAGATCATCAATGCTTCCAAGGCTATCAG CACTCCAATTATCACAGCACAGCTAGACAAGGATGACGATGCAGATTACGCACGCCTGGTGAAAGGCAGAATTGAGAAAACCCTCCTGGGAGAG ATCTCAGAGTATATTGAAGAAGTGTTTCTTCCTGACGACTGCTTTATTCTTGTCAAGCTCTCCTTGGAACGGATTCGACTTCTCAGACTGGAG GTGAATGCTGAGACAGTGCGGTACTCCATCTGCACATCCAAGCTCCGAGTGAAACCTGGTGATGTGGCTGTCCATGGTGAGGCCGTAGTGTGTGTCACCCCCAGGGAGAACAGCAAGAGTTCCATGTATTATGTGCTACAGTTCCTGAAAGAGGATCTGCCCAAG GTGGTGGTACAGGGCATCCCAGAGGTGTCCAGAGCTGTCATCCACATCGACGAGCAGAGCGGGAAGGAGAAGTTCAAGCTTCTAGTAGAAGGTGACAACCTGCGGGCAGTTATGGCTACCCATGGTGTGAAAGGCACCCGGACAACTTCCAATAACACCTATGAG GTGGAGAAGACTCTGGGCATTGAAGCTGCACGGACAACCATCATCAATGAGATCCAGTACACAATGGTCAACCACGGCATGAGCATCGACAGGAGGCACGTGATGCTGCTCTCCGACCTGATGACCTACAAG